From a single Mobula birostris isolate sMobBir1 chromosome 13, sMobBir1.hap1, whole genome shotgun sequence genomic region:
- the LOC140207397 gene encoding uncharacterized protein, which produces MCQDLFGAFCQDPILGVWGLTMCQEPFGVCGVSQCVRTLSGVCGVHSGSGPCQGCVGSQCVSGPCQGCVVSQCVRTPLGCVGSHSVSEPCHGCVGSHSVSGPCQGCVASHSASGHCQGCVGSHSVASDPCQGCVGSHRVSGPSQGCMGTHSVPGPCQGYVGFHSVSGHCQGCVVSHSVSEHCQGCVGSHRVSGPSQGCVGSYSVSSPSRGCVRTHVNYEQV; this is translated from the exons atgtGTCAGGAcctttttggggcct tctgtcaggaccctatcctgggtgtgtggggtctcacaatgtgtcaggaaccttttggggtgtgtggggtctcacagtgtgtcaggaccctgtcaggtgtgtgtggcgtccacagtgggtcaggaccctgccagggttgtgtgggatcgcagtgtgtgtcaggaccctgtcaggggtgtgtggtctcacagtgtgtcaggacccctctggggtgtgtggggtctcacagtgtttctgaaccctgtcacgggtgtgtggggtctcacagtgtgtcag gaccctgtcagggctgtgtggcgtctcacagtgcgtcaggtcactgtcaggggtgtgttggatctcacagtgt tgcttctgatccctgtcaggggtgtgtgggatctcaccgtgtgtcaggaccctctcaggggtgtatggg gactcacagtgtgccaggaccctgtcagggttatgtggggtttcacagtgtgtcaggacactgtcaggggtgtgtggtgtctcacagtgtgtctgaacactgtcaggggtgtgtgggatctcaccgtgtgtcaggaccctctcaggggtgtgtggggtcttacagtgtgtcatcACCCTCTCGGGGGTGTGTTAGGACTCAcg TAAATTATGAGCAGGTTTAA